A window from Neodiprion fabricii isolate iyNeoFabr1 chromosome 2, iyNeoFabr1.1, whole genome shotgun sequence encodes these proteins:
- the LOC124174562 gene encoding uncharacterized protein LOC124174562 — protein sequence MGQAWCKERTTKAQDSKSPLDRVFVRCAHQIYPSLKQDGSVLGGATQRVTSSEIGYAGSPPREALTRGQSVDSIDRPFHPSEWVDVNLEVPSTPSSVITNLTANTSVYPTTTLSSTASNLKHNITPIPPPRRRRKNRGRPLPPKPDDVIVETHKNGKVKKVEPLYSSVKSSKEREALKSKENILGVSESKNASKNSGENEPKSHGDEEKGSRTNDRNADRESKEVDTKRISEGTGAEPEDRKTAEDLDNEGERKSNNQRKNDGGIEDVGDVNGKRENSDEEYEKFSKSREMKSSSTPIGSHKENERESSNGRNFREFVTQPIVDEDDILNVDYRRQKNYSTVSLPNYDELEVVKKEVEKNNDKDAIPELVTPKKPDRTRNVSTTSLPIAETVSSLPQEVTERLEQYMTRCRSFGSLQPQEILEKLTAHGEQNESSEEDDWDGLDDWDLGTVEYHDPSDERPPWEPRSRLDKRKASIPKFTVGGSEIVTKKKMETRATTAVDVDKESKLPAEDEAAKNESTRTLKVDEKPSAIHRNASFEIPKSPNSLKSALKAEASRKISMPTKLSSEEPSSPLEEWFSAQERSVRFFDAPKLEEEYANTPGHRPVKPSGDRNPEAEYDTKRYPFNGVFPGPLDINTFFATSGDFGGTTNSSDVPGPPKVLTRSLSNESEPFEGYEEKELTLDIQSQPSSISKLSRTISDESLPGEMSGINDSHGENIAGDKSGTGEPGSNSKDSKTPPPSPEPKIRAEIFDNQGLPGVRPTSLKISREDEGGSNLSSMTPSLTELEAALSDMLEKADLDEPRPGFSHDDHVEDSADSNLRHVEVVAKSTDEKPVASKNCPAPIEDEVGLGSGEEGDLFVPRQRQNNAKISLGQILTDGGSQVTGERVLGNVESVSPAGKSSPRRKMAVTTSKNPFEESDEDQEETSQASKIAHPVNPFDVEPPEKPSRLHKIVLDQSSPEPTDLPTPPQRKNKHGASSPTTKTAPNHQDSEFPIRDSAPHPNDRLI from the exons ATGGGCCAGGCGTGGTGCAAGGAGAGGACCACCAAGGCCCAGGACTCTAAGTCACCGTTGGATAGAGTTTTCGTTAGATGCGCTCATCAG atttatcCGTCTTTGAAACAAGATGGCTCGGTATTGGGTGGTGCGACGCAACGAGTCACTAG CTCTGAGATCGGGTACGCGGGTTCGCCGCCAAGGGAGGCCTTAACTCGGGGTCAGAGCGTGGATTCCATCGATAGGCCGTTCCATCCTAGCGAGTGGGTCGACGTTAACTTGGAAGTGCCGAGTACTCCGAGTTCCGTAATTACGAACCTAACCGCAAACACGAGCGTTTACCCCACGACTACGCTGTCGTCGACAG CCTCCAATTTGAAGCACAATATCACGCCGATCCCGCCACCCAGGCGTAGACGAAAGAATCGGGGTCGTCCGCTACCCCCGAAACCGGACGATGTAATCGTCGAGACGcacaaaaatggaaaggtGAAGAAAGTCGAGCCGCTTTATTCATCGGTTAAGTCGTCGAAGGAGAGAGAGGCTTTGAAGAGCAAAGAGAACATTCTCGGAGTATCAGAGTCGAAGAATGCAAGTAAGAACAGCGGCGAAAATGAGCCGAAGAGTCACGGCGACGAAGAGAAGGGTAGTAGGACAAACGATCGTAATGCGGATCGCGAGTCCAAG GAGGTCGATACCAAGAGGATTTCAGAAGGTACGGGAGCAGAGCCCGAGGACAGGAAAACAGCGGAAGACCTTGATAATGAGGGGGAGCGAAAGAGCAACAATCAGCGTAAAAACGACGGTGGCATCGAGGACGTAGGGGATGTTAACGGGAAGCGGGAAAACTCGGACGAGgagtacgaaaaattttcaaagagcagaGAGATGAAAAGCTCGTCAACTCCAATAGGATCGCACAAAGAAAATGAGAGAGAATCAAGTAACGGGAGAAATTTCCGAGAGTTTGTAACACAGCCAATAGTCGACGAGGACGACATTCTTAACGTTGATTATCGCAGGCAAAAAAACTACAGCACTGTTAGCCTACCGAACTACGATGAACTCGAGGTGGTGAAGAAGGAggtcgaaaaaaataacgacaaGGACGCGATCCCCGAGCTGGTCACCCCGAAGAAGCCCGACCGAACGAGGAACGTGAGCACGACGTCCCTTCCGATTGCGGAAACAGTCTCGTCTCTGCCTCAG GAGGTTACGGAACGCCTCGAGCAGTACATGACGAGGTGCCGCAGCTTCGGGAGTCTCCAGCCTCAGGAGATACTCGAAAAGCTGACGGCTCACGGTGAACAGAATGAGAGCTCCGAGGAGGACGACTGGGATGGACTCGATGACTGGGATCTGGGAACCGTGGAGTACCACGATCCCAGCGACGAAAGACCGCCTTGGGAGCCGAGGTCTCGGTTGGATAAGAGGAAG GCTAGCATACCGAAGTTTACAGTAGGTGGCAGCGAGATTGtcacgaaaaaaaagatggaaacCCGGGCAACGACAGCAGTCGATGTTGACAAGGAGTCCAAGTTGCCGGCGGAAGATGAAGCGGCGAAGAACGAGAGTACCAGGACTTTGAAGGTGGACGAGAAACCATCGGCCATTCACCGAAACGCCTCGTTCGAGATACCGAAGTCACCGAATTCGTTGAAATCCGCACTCAAGGCCGAGGCAAGCAGGAAGATTTCAATGCCGACGAAGCTCTCGTCCGAAGAACCGAGCAGCCCCCTTGAAGAATGGTTCTCTGCCCAGGAAAG GTCCGTTAGATTCTTCGACGCTCCGAAACTCGAAGAAGAATACGCTAACACCCCGGGACACAGGCCGGTGAAGCCTTCCGGTGATCGAAACCCAGAGGCCGAGTACGACACGAAGAGGTATCCGTTCAACGGGGTCTTTCCGGGCCCCCTCGACATCAACACGTTCTTCGCAACGTCCGGGGATTTTGGTGGGACGACGA ATTCCAGTGACGTTCCGGGTCCACCGAAGGTCTTGACTCGGTCTCTGTCGAACGAGAGCGAGCCTTTCGAGGGATACGAGGAGAAGGAACTGACGCTCGACATCCAGTCGCAGCCTTCATCGATCAGCAAACTCTCGAGGACAATATCGGACGAGTCTCTGCCGGGGGAAATGTCCGGAATCAACGATTCGCACGGCGAAAATATCGCTGGCGACAAGTCGGGAACTGGTGAGCCAGGGTCGAACTCGAAGGACTCGAAAACGCCACCGCCTAGTCCGGAGCCAAAAATAAGAGCGGAGATCTTTGACAATCAAGGTTTACCCGGAGTCAGGCCCACCAGCCTTAAGATCTCCCGGGAAGACGAGGGTGGCAGCAATCTCAGTTCCATGACGCCGAGTCTCACTGAACTCGAGGCTGCGCTATCTGACATGCTCGAGAAGGCGGACCTGGACGAACCTCGCCCTGGCTTCAGCCACGACGATCACGTCGAAGATTCCGCGGACTCGAATCTGCGTCATGTCGAGGTAGTCGCTAAATCGACCGACGAAAAGCCTGTCGCGTCAAAAAATTGTCCAGCACCGATAGAGGACGAGGTCGGCCTGGGATCGGGTGAGGAGGGTGATCTATTCGTTCCTCGACAACGGCAGAACAACGCGAAGATCAGCTTGGGCCAGATTTTGACCGATGGAGGGAGTCAGGTGACGGGTGAAAGGGTGCTCGGTAACGTGGAGTCAGTATCACCGGCTGGCAAATCTTCTCCGCGACGGAAAATGGCCGTCACTACGAGTAAGAACCCTTTCGAAGAGTCCGACGAGGATCAGGAGGAGACGTCTCAGGCTTCGAAGATCGCTCACCCCGTAAACCCTTTCGACGTTGAACCGCCGGAGAAGCCAAGCCGACTGCATAAGATTGTCTTGGATCAGAGCAGCCCCGAACCTACCGATCTCCCGACCCCACCCCAGAGGAAAAACAAACATGGCGCTTCAAGCCCAACGACAAAAACTGCCCCGAATCACCAGGACAGCGAGTTTCCTATCAGAGATTCAGCCCCGCATCCCAATGACAGGTTAATCTGA